From the genome of Vicia villosa cultivar HV-30 ecotype Madison, WI linkage group LG2, Vvil1.0, whole genome shotgun sequence, one region includes:
- the LOC131647466 gene encoding uncharacterized protein LOC131647466, which translates to MCVDYRDLNKASPKDDFPLPHIDMLVDNTAKFNVFSFMDGFSGYNQIKMAPEDMEKTSFITPWGTFCYKVMPFGLKNAGATYQRAMTTLFHDMMHKEIEVYVDDMIAKSSTEEEHIEYLLKLFQRLRKYQLRLNPNKCTFGVRSGKLLGFIVSQRGIEVDPDKVRAIQEMPAPKTEKQVRGFLGRLNYISRFISQMTATCGPIFKLLRKDQGVVWTEDCQKAFDSIKEYLLEPPILIPPVEGRPLIMYLTVLEESMGCMLGQQDETGKKEHAIYYLSKKFTDCESRYSMLEKTCCALAWASKRLRQYMINNTTWLISKMDPIKYVFEKPALTGRIARWQMLLSEYDIEYRAQKAVKGSILADHLAHQPINEYQSLKFDFPDEDVLYLKMKDCDKPLPEEGPDPGSRWGLIFDGAVNAFGNGIGAIIITPKGTHIPFSARLLFDCTNNIAEYEACIMGLEEAIDLRIKILDIYGDSALVINQIKDKWETYHPGLIPYRDYARRLLTFFNKVELHHIPRDQNRMADALATLSSMFKVNHWNDMPTVRITRLERPAYVFATEAVIDDKPWFHDIKRFLQTQEYPLGASNKDKKTLRRLSGSFFLNGDVLYKRNFDMVLLRCVDRHEADMLMHEVHEGSFGTHSNGHAMSKKILRAGYYWLTMESDCYKHVKRCHKCQIYADKIHVPPTLLNVLSSPWPFSMWGIDMIGMIEPKASNGHRFILVAIDYFTKWVEAASYANVTRQVVVRFIKNNIICRYGVPSKIITDNGSNLNNKMMKELCEEFKIEHHNSSPYRPKMNGAVEAANKNIKKIVQKMVVTYKDWHEMLPFALHGYRTSVRTSTGATPFSLVYGMEAVLPVEVEIPSMRVLMETKLSEAEWCQSRYDQLNLIEEKRMTALCHGQLYQARIKQAFNKKVRPREFQEGDLVLKKILSFQPDSRGKWSPNYEGPYVVKRTFSGGAMILTTMDGDELPHPVNADAVKKYFV; encoded by the coding sequence atgtgtgttgactaccgtgacttgaacaaggccagtccaaaagatgattttccattaccacatatcgacatgctggttgataacaccgctaagttcaacgtcttttccttcatggacgggttctccggttataatcagatcaagatggctcctgaagacatggagaagacatctttcatcaccccatggggtaccttttgctacaaagtgatgccgttcggattgaagaatgcaggcgcaacttaccaaagggcaatgactactctctttcatgacatgatgcataaagaaattgaagtttatgtggacgacatgatagccaagtccagcacagaagaagaacatattgaataccttttgaagttgtttcaacgactaaggaaatatcagcttcgtttgaatcctaacaaatgtacttttggggttagatctggaaaactcttgggtttcattgtcagccaaagaggtattgaagtagatcccgacaaagtcagagctattcaagagatgcctgcaccaaagactgaaaaacaagtaagaggatttctcggacgattgaactatatctccagatttatctctcaaatgactgctacttgtgggccgattttcaagcttctccgcaaagatcaaggggttgtatggactgaagattgccagaaagcgttcgacagtatcaaagagtacctgttagaaccaccaatattgattcctccagttgaaggaagaccattaatcatgtaccttaccgtgttggaagaatccatgggctgtatgcttggacagcaagatgaaaccggtaagaaggagcatgccatctattacttgagtaagaaattcacagactgtgagtctcgttactccatgctcgaaaaaacatgttgtgctttggcttgggcttcaaaacgtctccgccagtacatgatcaacaatactacttggttaatctccaaaatggatccgatcaagtacgtctttgaaaagcctgcattaacaggaaggattgcccgatggcaaatgctgttatccgaatatgacattgaataccgtgctcaaaaagcggtcaaaggaagcattctcgccgatcacttggcgcatcaaccaattaatgaatatcaatctctcaagtttgactttcctgatgaagatgtcttgtacttgaagatgaaagattgtgacaagccattacctgaagaaggtcctgaccctggatcaagatggggtctaatttttgatggagcagtaaacgcttttggcaatggaattggggcaatcatcatcactcccaagggtactcatatcccgttctccgccagattactatttgattgtaccaacaacatcgcagaatatgaagcttgtatcatgggtctcgaagaagccattgatttaaggatcaagatcctagacatatatggagattcagcccttgtgatcaaccaaatcaaagacaagtgggaaacttaccaccctggcttgattccttacagagattatgcaagacgtctgttaactttcttcaacaaggttgaattgcatcatatacctcgagatcagaatcgaatggcagacgccttggctactttatcttccatgttcaaagtcaatcattggaacgatatgcctacagtcagaattacgcgccttgaaaggcccgcctatgtgtttgcaactgaagcagtcatcgatgataaaccgtggttccacgatatcaaacgcttccttcaaactcaagagtacccgcttggggcatcaaacaaagacaagaagactctaaggagactttctggcagtttcttcctgaacggagacgtgctatacaaaagaaatttcgacatggttttgctcagatgcgtggacagacacgaagcagacatgttaatgcatgaagtgcatgaagggtcctttggaactcattcaaatgggcatgcaatgtccaaaaagatcttaagagcaggatactattggttgacaatggaatctgactgttacaaacacgtgaagagatgtcacaagtgccagatctacgcagataagatccatgtgccaccgactctactcaacgttctctcatctccatggcctttttccatgtggggtatcgacatgattggaatgatcgaaccaaaagcttcaaacggtcatcgtttcatcttggtagcaattgattacttcaccaaatgggtcgaagcagcatcttacgccaatgttacaagacaagtggttgtgaggtttatcaagaataacatcatttgtcgatatggtgttcccagcaagatcattactgacaatggttcaaacttgaataacaaaatgatgaaagaattatgtgaggaattcaagattgagcatcataactcttctccttacaggccaaaaatgaacggcgcagttgaggctgctaacaagaacattaagaagatcgtccagaaaatggtcgtcacttacaaagactggcatgaaatgctgccatttgctttacatggataccgtacttcagtgcgtacttcaacaggggcaactcccttttctctagtatacggcatggaagctgtgctccccgtagaagttgaaatcccatcaatgagagtcctcatggaaactaagttatcagaggctgaatggtgtcaaagcagatacgatcagttgaacttaatcgaagaaaaacgtatgactgctctatgccatggacagttataccaagcaaggataaaacaagctttcaacaaaaaggttcgacctcgtgaatttcaagaaggtgacctcgtgcttaaaaagatcttgtcttttcaaccagattctaggggcaaatggtctcctaattacgaaggcccgtatgttgtcaaaagaacattttctggcggcgccatgattcttactaccatggatggtgatgaactcccacatcctgtgaatgcagatgcagtcaagaaatactttgtctaa